A window of the Deltaproteobacteria bacterium genome harbors these coding sequences:
- a CDS encoding rod shape-determining protein: MILDTILSWVSSDLAIDLGTANTLVYVKGKGIVLNEPSVVAIQTDTGKVLKVGKEAKIMVGRTPGNIVAIRPMKDGVIADFKYTEAMLRYFIQKVHNRKSLIRPRIIISVPSGVTQVERRAVRDSAQSAGAREVYLIEEPMAAAIGAGLPITEANGNMVIDIGGGTTDIAIISLAGIVYSKSVRTGGNKMDEAIIQAIKKKYNLLVGERTAEEIKIEIGSAFPIEENKNLEVKGRDLVSGIPKTIVINEEEIRDALIEPVSQIVEGVKAALENTPPELSADIVDKGIVLAGGGALLRGLDILLREETSLPITIADDPLSTIVLGTGQALNEIELLKQISIR, translated from the coding sequence ATGATCCTGGACACGATCTTAAGCTGGGTCTCAAGCGACCTCGCGATCGACCTGGGGACCGCCAATACCCTGGTCTACGTTAAAGGCAAGGGGATCGTGCTGAACGAACCCTCCGTGGTCGCCATCCAGACCGATACCGGCAAGGTTTTAAAGGTCGGCAAGGAAGCAAAAATCATGGTGGGACGGACACCTGGCAATATCGTCGCCATCCGCCCCATGAAGGACGGCGTCATCGCCGACTTCAAATACACCGAGGCGATGCTCCGCTATTTTATCCAGAAGGTGCATAACCGCAAGTCCCTGATCCGCCCCCGGATCATCATCAGCGTCCCCTCGGGAGTCACCCAGGTGGAACGGCGTGCGGTACGGGATTCGGCCCAGTCGGCCGGTGCCCGGGAAGTCTACCTGATTGAAGAGCCGATGGCAGCGGCCATCGGGGCGGGCCTTCCCATCACGGAGGCGAACGGCAACATGGTCATCGACATCGGCGGCGGGACCACGGACATCGCCATCATTTCTTTGGCGGGGATCGTTTACAGCAAATCGGTACGGACCGGCGGCAACAAGATGGACGAAGCGATCATTCAGGCGATCAAAAAGAAATACAACCTCCTCGTGGGAGAACGAACCGCGGAAGAAATCAAGATCGAGATCGGCTCGGCCTTCCCCATCGAAGAGAACAAGAATTTGGAGGTCAAGGGACGGGACCTGGTCTCGGGGATCCCGAAGACCATTGTCATCAACGAAGAGGAGATCCGGGATGCCCTGATTGAGCCGGTCTCGCAGATTGTGGAAGGGGTCAAGGCCGCTCTGGAAAACACACCCCCGGAACTCTCGGCCGATATCGTCGACAAGGGAATCGTCCTGGCCGGAGGTGGAGCGCTTTTGCGGGGGCTCGATATCCTGCTGCGGGAAGAGACCAGTCTTCCCATCACGATTGCAGACGATCCCCTCTCTACGATTGTGCTGGGTACCGGCCAGGCTTTGAATGAAATCGAATTGTTGAAACAGATCTCTATCCGCTGA
- the mreC gene encoding rod shape-determining protein MreC, translated as MSTLFSHFRQSLTLLALLLLSLVLMTSQADRKAGGNDYLSILFEAVSWVETGLSTISSGALGIYQGYFHLVDVKRENQALRKRVALLENRLHILHEKAVENQRLRKLLHFQETRPFALLPAGVVGKDFNSWSRTLVINQGSRSGVQTGMAVVRPEGVVGRILTTSNHFSLVQLILDSNSDIPAIVERTRAEGIVSGKIPDRCRIKYLNRLADIVVGDRVLSSGLGGIYPKGLIIGTVNSVHKKKYGLFQEVIITPAVDFAKVEEVFVVKNRRLSEYDKLMKSRQE; from the coding sequence ATGTCCACCTTATTTTCTCATTTCAGACAATCTTTGACGCTCCTGGCATTGCTTCTTCTCTCTCTCGTCCTAATGACCAGCCAGGCCGACCGGAAAGCCGGGGGGAACGATTATCTCTCCATTCTTTTCGAGGCCGTCTCCTGGGTTGAAACGGGGCTCTCTACGATCTCTTCGGGGGCCCTCGGAATCTATCAGGGATATTTTCACCTTGTGGACGTAAAGAGAGAGAATCAAGCGCTCCGGAAACGGGTGGCCCTTCTGGAAAACAGGTTGCACATCCTCCACGAAAAGGCTGTGGAGAATCAACGTCTGCGGAAGCTCCTCCATTTCCAGGAAACCCGCCCCTTCGCCCTCCTTCCCGCCGGCGTCGTGGGCAAGGATTTCAATAGCTGGTCCCGAACGCTGGTGATCAACCAGGGAAGCCGCTCCGGCGTACAAACAGGCATGGCGGTGGTCCGCCCGGAAGGGGTCGTAGGGCGGATCCTTACGACTTCGAATCATTTCTCTCTGGTGCAGCTCATTTTAGACAGCAACAGTGACATCCCCGCCATCGTCGAACGGACCCGTGCGGAAGGGATCGTCTCCGGAAAGATCCCCGATCGTTGCAGAATAAAATATCTCAACCGACTCGCGGATATCGTTGTGGGGGACCGTGTCCTCTCCTCAGGCCTGGGAGGAATCTATCCCAAAGGACTCATCATCGGCACGGTCAACTCAGTACACAAAAAGAAATACGGCCTCTTTCAGGAAGTCATCATCACCCCCGCCGTCGATTTTGCTAAAGTAGAAGAAGTCTTTGTTGTAAAAAACCGCCGCCTCTCCGAATATGACAAACTGATGAAAAGTAGACAGGAATGA
- the mreD gene encoding rod shape-determining protein MreD, with protein MKPIPYLLLITLAIPVQIHLLSLLPFSCPLDLILVITFYAGYFHGKSRGMFIGAYLGLLTDVLSGELLGTQMFLKTLIGYLAAVFGFSIFSKNLGVHFLLLAIISLLNGFCNLFLLHLFREGPTLQEALIPLILPAAFWNAVIGSLYVFLSRRRAGNRQIFAEEGHSE; from the coding sequence ATGAAACCAATCCCTTACCTGCTCCTGATCACCCTTGCGATACCGGTCCAAATCCATCTCTTGAGTCTTCTCCCTTTCTCCTGTCCCCTGGACTTGATTCTGGTCATTACTTTCTACGCCGGCTATTTCCACGGGAAAAGCCGGGGGATGTTCATCGGCGCCTATCTCGGTCTTTTAACGGACGTTCTTTCAGGCGAACTGTTAGGGACCCAGATGTTTCTCAAAACCCTGATCGGTTATCTGGCAGCGGTCTTCGGGTTCAGTATTTTCAGCAAGAATCTCGGGGTTCATTTTCTGCTCCTTGCAATCATCTCCCTGTTAAACGGTTTTTGCAATCTTTTCCTGCTGCACCTATTCAGGGAAGGTCCGACCCTACAGGAGGCACTGATCCCTCTGATCCTTCCGGCCGCTTTCTGGAACGCGGTGATCGGCTCCCTTTATGTCTTTCTGAGCCGGCGACGGGCCGGAAACCGGCAGATTTTCGCGGAAGAGGGCCATTCGGAGTAA
- the mrdA gene encoding penicillin-binding protein 2, protein MSIHPSLPSLQLLHRRTRIVAAFLAGFFVILVARVWYLQILQGHIYKERSIRQRTRIQRVFAPRGEFLDREGRILVDTRPGFNITITREDVQDLDQTLQRLSRLTGLSPEKAKETLRRAREKGTPAFQPIRLLTNVNWKTVALLEATPMNLPGIDISPEPLRNFRYGDLFAHGFGYLGEISRTELSQPAFRNDRVGDEIGKAGLEKILQQELKGTDGFRRVEVNSRGRIIDETAGHPPVPGNRIFLTIDLDLQRTLEKAFGNQAGAGVVLNVNNGEILAMASRPTFRPDLFSGGIPRKKWNELLHDPLHPLTNKAISGQYPPGSVFKIVVAVAALEEKVISPDETITCRGYIGFGGRHYRCWKRGGHGKIGLTRALIESCDVYFYEVGERLGIDKIAEYARSLGLGSPTGILLEGERAGLIPDRSWKQRVRKEPWFPGETLSASIGQGYILVTPIQLANLTATIANGGTLYRPQLVRRIEDYEGNLLEVRSPEVLHDVPISSRTLHLITHALEGVVSGKHGTGRRARIEGIRIAGKTGTAQVVRMRQEEERKEDLPDRYRDHALFVAFAPVEKPEIALAIIVEHGGHGGSAAAPIARKVLRAYFKKSGRIIEIAGRSTPPAKEKKP, encoded by the coding sequence TTGAGTATCCACCCGTCACTTCCCTCCTTGCAGCTCCTGCATAGGCGGACCCGCATCGTTGCCGCCTTTCTGGCCGGCTTCTTCGTCATCCTCGTCGCCCGGGTCTGGTATCTGCAGATCCTGCAGGGACACATCTACAAAGAACGTTCCATCAGGCAGCGAACCCGTATTCAGCGAGTTTTCGCCCCACGAGGCGAGTTTTTGGACCGGGAAGGACGGATCCTCGTCGACACCCGGCCGGGCTTTAACATCACGATCACCCGGGAGGATGTGCAGGATCTCGATCAAACCCTTCAGCGCCTCTCCCGCCTGACGGGCCTTTCCCCGGAGAAGGCGAAGGAAACTCTCCGCCGGGCACGCGAGAAGGGGACGCCTGCCTTTCAGCCGATCCGTCTCCTCACGAATGTGAACTGGAAAACCGTTGCCCTGTTGGAGGCCACCCCAATGAACCTGCCGGGAATCGATATTTCCCCGGAGCCGTTGCGCAACTTCCGCTATGGCGATCTCTTCGCTCACGGCTTCGGCTATTTAGGCGAAATCAGCCGAACGGAGCTTTCTCAGCCCGCCTTCCGTAACGATCGTGTGGGGGACGAGATCGGCAAAGCCGGTCTCGAAAAGATTCTGCAACAGGAGCTGAAGGGGACCGACGGCTTCCGGCGGGTGGAGGTCAATTCCCGGGGACGAATCATCGATGAAACCGCAGGACACCCCCCCGTTCCCGGGAACCGGATCTTTTTAACCATAGACCTCGACCTCCAGCGAACCCTGGAGAAGGCCTTCGGCAACCAGGCAGGCGCCGGTGTCGTCCTCAACGTTAACAACGGAGAGATCCTCGCCATGGCCAGCCGTCCCACCTTTCGTCCGGACCTCTTCTCCGGCGGCATTCCCCGGAAAAAATGGAACGAGCTCCTCCACGACCCCCTACATCCCCTGACCAACAAAGCCATTTCGGGCCAGTACCCCCCCGGTTCGGTCTTCAAGATCGTCGTGGCCGTTGCAGCCCTGGAGGAAAAAGTCATCTCCCCCGATGAAACCATCACCTGCCGCGGCTATATCGGTTTCGGCGGACGGCATTATCGATGCTGGAAACGGGGGGGGCATGGGAAGATCGGCCTCACGCGGGCACTGATCGAGTCCTGTGACGTCTATTTCTACGAGGTCGGCGAGCGACTCGGAATCGACAAGATCGCCGAGTATGCCCGCAGCCTCGGTTTGGGGAGCCCCACGGGGATCCTCCTGGAAGGAGAACGGGCCGGGCTCATCCCGGACCGGTCCTGGAAACAGCGGGTCCGTAAGGAGCCCTGGTTCCCGGGAGAGACCTTGAGCGCCTCCATCGGCCAGGGCTATATCCTGGTCACCCCGATTCAGCTGGCCAACCTGACGGCCACGATTGCCAACGGCGGGACCCTCTATCGTCCCCAACTGGTCCGCCGGATCGAGGACTACGAGGGAAACCTCCTCGAGGTGAGGAGTCCTGAGGTTTTACATGATGTCCCCATCTCCTCCCGGACGCTCCACCTGATCACCCACGCCCTTGAAGGAGTGGTTTCGGGCAAACACGGCACCGGTCGACGGGCAAGAATTGAGGGGATACGAATTGCCGGCAAGACCGGCACGGCTCAGGTAGTGAGGATGCGTCAGGAAGAAGAACGAAAGGAGGATCTCCCCGACCGGTATCGCGACCACGCCCTCTTCGTCGCCTTCGCCCCGGTGGAGAAACCGGAGATCGCCCTGGCGATCATCGTGGAACATGGGGGGCATGGCGGCTCGGCGGCCGCCCCCATTGCCAGGAAGGTCCTCCGTGCCTATTTTAAGAAAAGCGGTCGGATAATAGAGATCGCCGGCCGTTCCACCCCCCCAGCCAAGGAGAAGAAACCGTGA
- the rodA gene encoding rod shape-determining protein RodA, whose product MLDRRLITHFDFGFLFLVLLISLIGEGAIYSASHFAGSPPSDLYLRQLYWIGIGLILLLATISIDYRSLHRYAYLIYAVSVGLLLVVSFKGAIGMGAQRWIVVGPLTLQPSELAKIALILVLSRYLSDIQERGGFTAGHYFNLALLIGLPLILILRQPDLGTSLMLLFIAVTLLFLAGMPVRFFTYAGVTVLGAVPFLWRFLKDYQKQRIRVFFNPDLDPSGAGYHIIQSKIAIGSGGFLGKGIMHGTQSQLRFLPEQHTDFIFSVIAEETGFIGTLILILLFAYLIFKGINIALKTQDLFGTLVATGITTMIAYYILINIGMTSGLFPVVGVPLPFISYGGSSLITLFIGVGLILNIRMRRFHEG is encoded by the coding sequence ATGCTCGACCGAAGACTGATTACCCATTTTGATTTCGGATTTCTTTTTCTGGTCCTGCTGATCTCCCTGATCGGAGAGGGAGCTATCTACAGCGCCTCTCATTTTGCAGGCAGTCCTCCCTCCGACCTCTACCTCCGGCAGCTCTACTGGATCGGGATCGGGCTCATCCTGCTGCTGGCAACCATCTCCATCGACTACCGTTCTCTTCATCGCTATGCCTACCTGATCTATGCCGTGTCTGTCGGGCTTCTCTTGGTCGTTTCCTTCAAAGGTGCGATCGGCATGGGAGCACAACGCTGGATCGTTGTGGGCCCTCTGACACTGCAGCCCTCGGAGTTGGCCAAGATCGCATTGATCCTGGTCCTCTCCCGATATCTTTCGGACATCCAGGAACGGGGGGGCTTCACCGCCGGACATTATTTTAATCTCGCGCTGCTGATCGGTCTTCCCCTCATTCTCATCCTGCGCCAACCGGATCTGGGGACCTCTCTTATGCTTCTCTTCATTGCCGTCACCCTGCTTTTTCTCGCCGGAATGCCGGTCCGTTTCTTCACCTATGCCGGGGTGACGGTTCTGGGCGCCGTCCCTTTTCTCTGGCGCTTTCTCAAGGATTATCAGAAGCAGCGAATCCGGGTCTTTTTCAACCCGGACCTTGACCCGAGCGGAGCAGGATACCATATCATTCAATCCAAGATCGCAATCGGGTCGGGAGGGTTTCTGGGGAAAGGGATCATGCACGGCACCCAGAGTCAGCTTCGATTTCTGCCGGAGCAGCACACCGATTTCATCTTCTCCGTTATCGCAGAAGAAACCGGATTTATCGGAACCCTGATCCTGATCCTGCTTTTTGCCTACCTCATCTTCAAGGGGATCAACATCGCACTGAAAACGCAGGACCTCTTCGGGACGCTCGTGGCAACGGGGATTACAACAATGATCGCCTACTATATCCTGATCAATATCGGGATGACGTCGGGTCTCTTTCCCGTCGTCGGCGTCCCTCTTCCCTTCATCAGTTACGGAGGGTCCTCCCTGATCACACTCTTCATCGGGGTCGGTTTGATTCTGAATATCCGGATGCGTCGATTTCACGAAGGGTAA